One Streptomyces umbrinus genomic window, TCGGCGTCGGGCAGGGTGAAGGCGGGGGCGGTGTCGCCGGGCTGGAGTCGCTCGCTCATCTCGTGGGGTCTCCTTGCGGGGTGGTGGATACGCACCCGAGCGTAATGGGGGTGCCGGGCGGTGCGCGGCGTGCGGAGCTGACAGACTGTCGACCAGAGAAAAGGCCGAAGAGAACAGGCCACGGGAAGAACGACCACGACCACGGAGGCAGCGCGTGTCGGACACGTCGAGCACGCCGGACACCAGGACTCCGGCGCAGATCGAGGCGGACATCAAGCGCCGTCGCGAAACTCTCGCCGAGACGCTCGACGAGATCGGTGTGCGGGTGCATCCGAAGACCATCGTCGGGGACGCCAAGGCCAAGGTGGCGTCCAGCGTCGACCACACGCTCGGACGTGCCTACGTGGGCGTCAACCGCGTCGTCGGCGATGTGAAGGGGCAGTTCGTCACCGAGGAGGGGGCGCCGCGGCTGGACCGTATCGTGCCCGTCGCCCTCGTCGTGGTCGGAGTCGTCGGACTGCTCACCCTGAGCACCAGG contains:
- a CDS encoding DUF3618 domain-containing protein, with product MSDTSSTPDTRTPAQIEADIKRRRETLAETLDEIGVRVHPKTIVGDAKAKVASSVDHTLGRAYVGVNRVVGDVKGQFVTEEGAPRLDRIVPVALVVVGVVGLLTLSTRRRRG